In a single window of the Acidobacteriota bacterium genome:
- a CDS encoding homogentisate 1,2-dioxygenase, protein MDTKYQTGFGNEFATEAVEGALPIGRNSPQKAPLGLYAEQLSGTAFTVPRSGNKRTWTYRIRPSVMHKPFERIDNGRWLSKPDLDEVTPNQLRWDPLPLPTEPTDLIDGITTIALNGDAMSQTGIGIHIYACNKGMDGRYFYNADGEMLFVPEMGSLTIYTELGVIVVSPGEVCCIPRGVRFRVEVGGNARGYICENYGAHFKLPDLGPIGANGLANSRDFETPVAWYEDVDGEFEQVAKFGGNLWRCGIDHSPLDVVAWHGNYAPYKYDLRRFNTIGSISFDHPDPSIFTVLTSPSGEPGVANCDFVIFPDRWLVGEDTFRPPWYHRNYMSEYMGLIYGQYDAKEEGFVPGGGSLHNQMSAHGPDLDAFEKASNADLKPQKLSGTLAFMFESRYIIRPTKFAMETSYLQHEYFEVWQRLKKNFQTNR, encoded by the coding sequence ATGGATACAAAATATCAAACAGGTTTCGGAAATGAGTTTGCTACAGAGGCGGTCGAGGGAGCGTTGCCGATCGGGCGAAATTCGCCGCAGAAAGCCCCGCTGGGGCTTTACGCCGAACAACTTTCGGGCACGGCGTTCACGGTGCCGCGTTCGGGTAATAAGCGCACGTGGACATACCGCATTCGCCCGAGTGTGATGCACAAGCCTTTCGAGCGCATCGACAACGGCCGCTGGCTGAGCAAACCTGATCTGGACGAGGTCACGCCGAATCAACTGCGTTGGGACCCGCTTCCGCTGCCGACGGAACCGACCGATCTCATCGACGGCATCACGACCATTGCTCTCAACGGCGACGCGATGTCGCAAACAGGCATCGGCATCCACATCTATGCCTGCAACAAAGGCATGGACGGCCGCTATTTTTACAACGCCGACGGCGAGATGCTGTTCGTACCCGAAATGGGATCGCTTACGATCTACACCGAACTCGGCGTGATCGTTGTGTCGCCCGGCGAGGTCTGCTGCATACCGCGGGGCGTGAGGTTTCGTGTTGAGGTCGGCGGAAATGCCCGCGGCTATATTTGCGAGAATTACGGAGCGCATTTCAAACTGCCCGACCTCGGCCCGATCGGTGCGAACGGACTGGCGAATTCGCGTGATTTTGAGACGCCGGTCGCTTGGTACGAGGACGTTGACGGTGAGTTTGAACAGGTAGCAAAATTCGGCGGCAATCTGTGGCGTTGCGGTATCGACCATTCGCCGCTCGATGTCGTCGCGTGGCACGGCAACTACGCTCCGTATAAATATGATCTCCGCCGCTTCAACACGATCGGCTCGATATCGTTCGATCATCCGGATCCGAGCATCTTTACTGTTCTAACGTCGCCAAGTGGTGAGCCGGGCGTGGCGAATTGCGATTTCGTGATCTTTCCCGACAGATGGCTGGTCGGCGAGGATACGTTCCGTCCGCCGTGGTATCACCGGAACTATATGTCAGAATACATGGGACTGATCTACGGCCAATACGATGCCAAGGAAGAAGGCTTCGTCCCCGGCGGCGGCTCGCTCCACAACCAGATGTCCGCCCACGGCCCCGACCTCGATGCCTTTGAAAAGGCCTCCAACGCCGATTTGAAGCCGCAGAAGCTCTCCGGAACGCTCGCATTCATGTTCGAATCGCGCTACATCATCCGCCCGACCAAATTCGCAATGGAAACTTCCTACCTCCAACACGAATACTTCGAAGTTTGGCAGCGACTGAAAAAGAATTTCCAAACTAATCGATAG
- a CDS encoding SMP-30/gluconolactonase/LRE family protein — MFREQTRALMVMTALVLTGCTAGNVDDTITANHGPRNNRESVAETPTWTFSPDMIFPANRSLKRPEDGIALADGRLIVADQSDGLRLVSQDGSTTPFGKMKEAGYSNDPPDDEGGANGVSLDPTGKYILVSDVYKGGIYRVDAETEATEKIYQHMYGVNAARQDSNGGVWFTQSTRNAIDKGSQNLWRSVAVPTPDGALFYLAPKDVGVRLEPIRLEDGFLFANGLALDEKDGYLYLAEMFAGRILRYRLDVPAGKVSDKTTFYADGRPIDNIELDGNGRLWMALPLQNEIVSIDIATKQATSVFRVSTPKSESTLMEIEVLMREGKPWLELFTSDVWDPAPGAITGMILSPNNGPVYVTGLGNAVIKLER, encoded by the coding sequence ATGTTTAGAGAACAGACCAGGGCGTTGATGGTCATGACAGCGTTGGTGTTGACTGGGTGTACGGCGGGTAATGTCGACGATACGATCACTGCGAACCATGGTCCGCGAAACAACAGGGAGTCGGTAGCTGAAACTCCGACCTGGACGTTTTCGCCCGATATGATCTTCCCCGCTAACCGTAGTCTTAAGCGACCTGAAGACGGGATTGCACTAGCAGATGGGCGGCTGATCGTAGCTGATCAAAGTGATGGGCTAAGGCTCGTTTCGCAGGACGGGAGCACCACGCCGTTCGGCAAAATGAAAGAAGCTGGGTATTCAAATGATCCGCCTGATGACGAGGGCGGCGCCAACGGTGTTTCGCTCGACCCAACAGGCAAATACATTCTCGTCAGCGACGTTTACAAAGGTGGAATATACCGTGTCGATGCCGAGACAGAAGCGACGGAAAAGATCTACCAGCACATGTACGGGGTGAACGCCGCTCGACAGGACTCGAACGGCGGGGTCTGGTTCACTCAATCAACGAGGAACGCCATCGATAAGGGGTCGCAAAACCTCTGGCGTTCGGTCGCGGTCCCCACACCGGATGGAGCGCTCTTTTACCTGGCCCCAAAAGATGTCGGCGTAAGGTTGGAACCGATTCGACTTGAGGACGGTTTCTTATTCGCGAATGGATTGGCGCTCGACGAAAAGGACGGGTATCTATATCTAGCCGAAATGTTCGCTGGTAGGATACTTCGCTATCGTCTCGACGTACCAGCGGGCAAGGTGTCCGACAAAACGACATTTTACGCCGACGGTCGGCCAATTGACAACATTGAGCTAGATGGGAATGGCAGGCTGTGGATGGCTCTTCCGCTGCAAAACGAAATCGTGTCCATCGATATCGCAACCAAACAGGCAACTTCAGTATTTCGTGTATCGACGCCCAAAAGCGAATCGACTTTAATGGAGATCGAAGTATTAATGCGAGAGGGAAAGCCTTGGCTAGAACTCTTTACGTCCGACGTATGGGATCCAGCCCCCGGAGCAATAACAGGTATGATCCTTTCACCAAACAACGGGCCGGTCTATGTAACGGGGCTAGGAAATGCGGTCATAAAATTGGAACGATGA
- a CDS encoding OsmC family protein, with the protein MTIRRTAEAKWSGSITEGKGSVKLESGAFEGPYSFNARFGDDTSMTNPEELIAAAHAGCFTMAFSGFLGRAGFEATSIETKAIVHVEKEEAGFSIPRIDLITEAVVPNISDEEFQEVAKNAKEKCPVSRVLAGAEITLDATLKS; encoded by the coding sequence ATGACTATAAGAAGAACAGCAGAAGCAAAATGGAGCGGTAGCATTACCGAGGGCAAGGGGAGCGTAAAGCTTGAGAGCGGTGCGTTTGAGGGGCCGTATTCGTTCAACGCGCGGTTTGGCGATGACACGTCGATGACGAACCCTGAGGAACTTATTGCCGCGGCCCACGCCGGGTGTTTCACGATGGCGTTCTCGGGTTTTCTCGGTCGCGCCGGTTTTGAGGCAACGAGCATCGAGACGAAAGCGATCGTCCACGTTGAGAAGGAAGAGGCCGGATTCTCCATCCCGCGAATTGACCTGATCACCGAGGCTGTCGTGCCGAATATTTCGGACGAGGAGTTTCAAGAGGTCGCGAAGAACGCAAAAGAAAAATGCCCGGTCTCGCGCGTGCTTGCCGGTGCCGAGATCACGCTCGACGCGACGCTCAAGAGCTAA
- a CDS encoding ankyrin repeat domain-containing protein has translation MDQSEILDRIARGRTDLVFDLLATSGWNESLHSAEVSPLQWFIYYNDVTALKAVMNAGGDLSGIDLGRELGNAAFFGHWKVADFLIANGADVNWSEPETGETPLHSALSKAGRPYYFYVVKLLVENGADVNARTIPGKATGAFMRDVRTKGETPLHRAAAYADAEAIEFLIQSGAEKEARDAHGDSPLSWASEHLRPGSVLKLLAFPPHHISDLHVERNTSDHGCGWGNGMERNLLGDYLPGV, from the coding sequence ATGGATCAAAGCGAGATACTCGATAGGATCGCCCGCGGGCGGACGGACCTTGTTTTCGATCTTCTCGCAACGTCAGGATGGAACGAATCGCTTCATTCGGCCGAAGTGAGCCCGCTCCAATGGTTTATTTATTATAACGACGTAACGGCCCTGAAAGCGGTAATGAATGCCGGTGGCGACCTTTCCGGCATTGACCTCGGGCGGGAACTTGGTAACGCCGCGTTCTTCGGCCATTGGAAGGTCGCGGACTTCCTTATCGCTAACGGTGCGGACGTGAATTGGTCCGAACCGGAAACTGGCGAAACACCCTTGCATAGCGCTCTCTCGAAAGCGGGCCGGCCGTATTACTTTTACGTGGTCAAGTTGCTCGTCGAAAATGGCGCGGACGTCAATGCGCGGACGATTCCCGGGAAAGCGACCGGGGCATTCATGCGCGACGTCCGCACAAAAGGCGAAACGCCGCTTCACCGGGCGGCCGCTTACGCCGACGCTGAGGCCATCGAATTCCTCATTCAAAGCGGCGCCGAAAAGGAGGCCCGAGATGCCCATGGCGATTCGCCGCTAAGCTGGGCGAGCGAGCATCTCCGTCCGGGTTCGGTGCTAAAGCTCCTCGCATTCCCGCCGCATCACATTAGCGATCTTCATGTCGAGCGAAACACTTCCGACCATGGTTGTGGTTGGGGAAACGGCATGGAACGGAATCTACTCGGAGACTATCTTCCGGGTGTGTAA
- a CDS encoding VOC family protein gives MNIEISSLTPLLQIFNMRRSLAFYRDLLGFSVVADSGGGDDASWVWLRKDGCDLMLNDQYEPGKVPAEPPAARTAWHSDTTLFFGCESVDEIFDHLRQKGIDLAPPTNAPYGMRQLALTDPDGYTLCFQHPVR, from the coding sequence ATGAATATCGAGATCTCTTCGCTGACACCGCTCTTACAGATCTTCAATATGCGGCGGTCGCTTGCCTTCTATCGAGATCTTCTCGGCTTTTCGGTGGTTGCCGATTCCGGCGGAGGCGATGACGCAAGCTGGGTATGGCTGCGTAAGGATGGATGCGATCTGATGCTCAATGATCAGTACGAGCCCGGAAAAGTTCCTGCCGAGCCGCCCGCAGCACGGACCGCTTGGCACTCCGATACCACCCTCTTCTTCGGCTGCGAGAGCGTAGATGAGATATTCGACCACCTCCGGCAAAAGGGGATCGACCTCGCCCCGCCGACGAACGCGCCCTACGGAATGCGGCAGTTGGCACTGACCGATCCCGACGGCTACACGCTTTGCTTCCAACATCCGGTTCGGTGA
- a CDS encoding rhodanese-like domain-containing protein, with translation MKAIVMSLAILFTAASGFGQIGGDIPNPAIDMEGYLKLAGEAAKHRSTRRLTEEEFIRMSREPGTVILDARSTEKYNEMHVKGAVNLSFPDITVDSLATLFPDKNTRILIYCNNNFEGAEDPFPKKMATASLNISTYISLYTYGYRNVYELGPLVDIGATKLEMVASADTRD, from the coding sequence ATGAAAGCTATAGTAATGAGTCTCGCGATACTGTTTACAGCGGCGTCCGGATTTGGACAGATCGGCGGCGACATTCCGAATCCCGCGATCGATATGGAAGGTTATTTGAAGCTCGCCGGAGAGGCGGCAAAGCACCGCTCGACGCGGCGTTTGACCGAAGAAGAATTCATCCGAATGAGCCGCGAGCCGGGAACCGTGATACTGGATGCCCGCAGCACTGAAAAATACAACGAGATGCATGTGAAAGGTGCGGTGAACCTGAGCTTTCCGGACATTACGGTCGATAGCCTGGCGACGCTGTTCCCCGACAAGAACACGCGGATATTGATCTACTGCAACAACAATTTCGAAGGCGCGGAAGACCCTTTTCCAAAGAAAATGGCGACGGCATCGCTCAACATCTCGACCTATATTTCGCTTTACACCTACGGCTATCGCAACGTGTACGAGCTAGGGCCGCTCGTTGATATCGGCGCAACAAAGCTCGAGATGGTCGCGTCGGCCGACACGCGAGACTGA